Genomic segment of Shewanella sp. OMA3-2:
AAAGCTGTTTAAACTGCTGCTTTAATTCAAAGTCACTGTCGGTCACTAACCTTTCTAACACTTGCACTCGTTCTACTAACGCTTGGTTTTGTGACTTAAGTTCTGCCACGCTACTTGTGTCTAAATTTTGCTTGTGTTTCATATAATACTTAAACATTTCTGTGGCCGTAGTACCAATAACGATAATCAGCACTAGGGTAATTATTGCAAAATCGCTTTCCATGTTTAGCGCCTTAGTTTCAAGTTTTAATAACTCGATCCTTAGCGATGAATGCTAAGGATCGAGTAAGCCATAAAGGTTATAGACCAAATACTACTTTCTCACTTTTAAGCATTTTTTCCATACCCAGTATTAAGCCGATAGAGATTGCTAATGTGGTGATAGAAGACACCGCGAGTTGCAGCATCGGGATATCTTTGCCTTTAATAAAGTCCATTAATGCTTGCTGCTGGCCAGACACTGGCAACCACTGCAATGCATCAGGGGCTATGTTGTAACTGGCTGCAATTGATAGCGCCAGTGGTACAAACAGCACCATGGTTAAATACGATTGGGCTTCTTTGAAAGACTTAGCCATAAATGACACAAACAATTGTAAGCTTGATGCCATTAAGGCCACAGGTATACCAATGGCAAACATCAGTTTCATAAACTCGGTGGAGATATTGATGCTAAAGCCCAGCTCTTGCCATGGCACAAAGGTGTAGGCCACTTTGGATATAAGCAAAATAAGCACTAAACCGAGCAAGGCAAAGGTCGTTACCGCAATGACCTTACCTAATACAAGCTGACGAGTGCTGATAGGGTGGCTGAGCATTAACGCTAATGAATTACGCTCACGCTCACCGGCACTGGTGTCGATGGCTAAATTCATACCCGAAATAAATACCGAGTAAATCATAGTGAAAATAGCGATGCCCAAAATCATGCCGCCTTTTGAATCTGGGGTGGCTTGATCTTTCATATTCACTTTTAATGGTTGCATGACTTGCGGGTTAATACCGCGAGCAATTAAGCGTAGGCTGCCCATTTCTGAGTTATAGGCTTGTAGTTCAAGCTGCAAACGACGGATAGATTTTTGCAGTTTCTCGTTAGAGTTATCTGCTTCTAATATCACTTCAGCAGGTTTTGCTTTGGCCATATTAGCGGCGTAATCGTCACTGATGGTTAAGATTATCGCCTTTACATCTGCGTCTGCCTCAGTGGTTAAGTCTGCCTGGTTAATGCCTTTTCTGCCTAAATAACGGACGAGATCTGGGGCGTTGTCTGCTTTATTAATGGTGATGTTTAAATCTTCTGGGCTGGTCAACTGACCAATTAGCACCATGAACATGGCACACATCAGTAAAGGTGTGCCGATGGCGTAATACAATCCAGCCATTACCGAGCGTTTGTCACGTGCGGCATCAATGAGTTCTTTGCGCACCATTGCGATGAGTTTATTCATTATGCTGCGATCCCTTCGTCAGTTCCGATAAGTTTAATGAAGGCTTCTTCTAGTGAAGTTTCTCCCGTTTGTTGGCACAGCTCATCAGGGCTGCCTGTAGCGACCACTTGACCATTGGCCATTACGATAACGTGATCACATAGGGCGGCGACTTCTTGCATGACATGGCTTGAAAATAATACGCAGTGGCCACGCGCTTTTAGGTCAACCAAAATATCGCGTAATAAACGGGTGCTCATCACATCTAAACCGCGTGTTGGCTCATCTAAAATGATATTAGTTGGCTGGTGGACAATGGCCTGCGCTAACGCTGTTTTCATCCGTTGCCCCTGTGAAAATCCTTTGCAGCGTCGGTCACTAATGTCACTTAAGTTAAGTTGATTGATGACATTCTCGGTGGCGATTTTAGCGTCTTTGCGCGACATACCGCTTAGTTCAGCAAAGTAGGTAATATATTCGCGCGGGGTGAGGCGCTCATATAAACCAAATGGGTCTGGGAATAGGCCTAACTGTTGTTTGGCGGCAATAGGGTTATCGGCAATGTTGATGCCGTCTACTTCAGCATAGCCCTCATCTGGCTTTAATAAGCCAAATAAAGTTCGTAAACAGGTAGTTTTACCGGCACCATTAGGGCCGAGTAAACCGGTAATATGGCCATCTTGAGCACTAAAGCTAAGATTGTTTAATGCTTGAACATCACCGATTTTTTTCGATAAATTGGTCACTGAAATCATGATTATTCCTTATCTGCGCCAGTGGCATTGTCAGTCGAATTATCTATTACGCTGTCAGTTACATGACTTGTTGTGCTATCTTCTACAATACTGATTGGATTTTCTGTCACTGGTGTGGCTGTCACATTGTCTTCAGCGCTTGACGGCGTGGTCATGGTGAGAGGTTCAACTGAGTTCGCATTGAGGTAGAAACTACGACGAATATCTTTTTGTAAACAACTCGCATCTAGGTTTTTAACACTACCGCTGTCGACCAAGTCGGCAATTAAATCATTAGCGCAGGTTTGAGCCGCAACACCATGGGTGGCGAAAGGTGAGATTAAATGCTTAGCATTAGTCATTTCTGCTTGTGCTAACGCCCCCCAATTAGGCGGTGTTGCAGGGTCTAATTCACCTGATAATAATAATGTGGGTAAATCGCTGCGAATCGGTTCACTAAAGGTGTCTTTAACGGGCGGTATTTTCCACACTTCACAGGTTTTCTCAAGACCTTCAATCATGCTTGCGCTGATGTAAGATTCTTTAGCATCTTTGCGCATTTGATCGGATATTCGGTGTATATCTTCACCGCACACTACTGAGGAATGCATCCCTATCGCTAGCCCAAGGCCATCAGCAGACAATGTATAAATTCCTAAGATAGCTTGATAGTCTTGTTTTGCTGCTTGATGAATAGCATGGGGTAATAATGCGCGTACAGCAGGTGCGTACAGTCCCATTCTAATGGCACCGGTAAACTTGCTACGGGTGAGCAATAATGTGCTGGGCTCATTGGTTTGTGGGTCGCGCACGTTTTGAGTAATGGCTTTCTTACCAAGGCGTTCATTCACTGTAATAAAGTCTGCCAGTAAATCGGGGTATTGGGTGTGGCAAGCTGTGTTGTTGGCGCAATCACGCATTAATAACTCAAAGCCGCGTTCAATTGCACCGCCAATGGCCAACACACTTTGTTGCATAGGCACTACACCGTCAAGTGTTACTGTAGCAAGTGCTTCAGGGTAGTGACGCATATAAAGCTGCGCCATTCTTGTGCCGTATGAAATGCCATAAAGGTGTAGTTTTTGGTAGCCTAAATATGCTCGTACAGCTTCAAAGTCGGTTAAGGCTGTCTCGCTACCGTATTGGGTAATATCGGCTTTGATTTGCATTAAA
This window contains:
- a CDS encoding alpha/beta hydrolase, with product MIYRKFVSKALISRLSPTALCQSAKLARRGTTIVMAMVFANASFATETTNDLNITAPAKTSACYLDGMSEQLQCGKISVPENPQKPDGKHIDIHFAILPAIKDTHPSEALLAIAGGPGQSAIEHAAGFDKLLSKVRQQRDILLIDQRGTGQSNILSCEDSEAISMLAFDDENIDVIAETEKCLMQIKADITQYGSETALTDFEAVRAYLGYQKLHLYGISYGTRMAQLYMRHYPEALATVTLDGVVPMQQSVLAIGGAIERGFELLMRDCANNTACHTQYPDLLADFITVNERLGKKAITQNVRDPQTNEPSTLLLTRSKFTGAIRMGLYAPAVRALLPHAIHQAAKQDYQAILGIYTLSADGLGLAIGMHSSVVCGEDIHRISDQMRKDAKESYISASMIEGLEKTCEVWKIPPVKDTFSEPIRSDLPTLLLSGELDPATPPNWGALAQAEMTNAKHLISPFATHGVAAQTCANDLIADLVDSGSVKNLDASCLQKDIRRSFYLNANSVEPLTMTTPSSAEDNVTATPVTENPISIVEDSTTSHVTDSVIDNSTDNATGADKE
- a CDS encoding ABC transporter permease, with the protein product MNKLIAMVRKELIDAARDKRSVMAGLYYAIGTPLLMCAMFMVLIGQLTSPEDLNITINKADNAPDLVRYLGRKGINQADLTTEADADVKAIILTISDDYAANMAKAKPAEVILEADNSNEKLQKSIRRLQLELQAYNSEMGSLRLIARGINPQVMQPLKVNMKDQATPDSKGGMILGIAIFTMIYSVFISGMNLAIDTSAGERERNSLALMLSHPISTRQLVLGKVIAVTTFALLGLVLILLISKVAYTFVPWQELGFSINISTEFMKLMFAIGIPVALMASSLQLFVSFMAKSFKEAQSYLTMVLFVPLALSIAASYNIAPDALQWLPVSGQQQALMDFIKGKDIPMLQLAVSSITTLAISIGLILGMEKMLKSEKVVFGL
- a CDS encoding ABC transporter ATP-binding protein, whose product is MISVTNLSKKIGDVQALNNLSFSAQDGHITGLLGPNGAGKTTCLRTLFGLLKPDEGYAEVDGINIADNPIAAKQQLGLFPDPFGLYERLTPREYITYFAELSGMSRKDAKIATENVINQLNLSDISDRRCKGFSQGQRMKTALAQAIVHQPTNIILDEPTRGLDVMSTRLLRDILVDLKARGHCVLFSSHVMQEVAALCDHVIVMANGQVVATGSPDELCQQTGETSLEEAFIKLIGTDEGIAA